One window from the genome of Cucumis melo cultivar AY chromosome 10, USDA_Cmelo_AY_1.0, whole genome shotgun sequence encodes:
- the LOC103489405 gene encoding cytochrome P450 77A3-like, translated as MASFSLIAFFLSGLIFFLTRKPIRNRPNLPPGPPGWPLVGNLFQVALSKKPFFEYIEDQRRIYGPIFTLKLGPTRMVVVSDSNLVHEALIKKGVVFADRPRENPTRIIFSSNKFSVNAAVYGPIWRSLRRNMVENMLSSGKVKEFRDVREKAMEKFMKRLRHEAEDNNGVVSVLKNVRFAVFWIMLTMCFGIEMEDETVVKMDEILKSVLITLDPRIDDYFPILTPFFSRERNRATLIRKKQVEFVVELINRRRRALENPASDGDATPFSYLDTLFDFRIEGRGGGGNSSATDEELVTLCSEFLNGGTDTTATVIEWGMAELIANEEIQRKIVEEIKETVGERKVEEKDVEKMVYLQSVVKEVLRKHPPTFFALTHSVTEATKLAGYDIPKDTNVEFFLPAIGRDPKLWKNPDKFEPERFYSGMEEADITGVSGVRMMPFGVGRRICPGLGMATVHIHLMLARMLQEFEWTAYPPSSSVDFSWKMEFTVVMKHPLTAVVEPRV; from the exons ATGGCTTCTTTCTCCCTCATTGCGTTTTTCCTCTCTGGTTTAATCTTCTTCCTCACAAGAAAACCCATAAGAAACCGACCCAATCTCCCTCCTGGACCGCCCGGTTGGCCCCTCGTCGGCAACCTCTTCCAAGTCGCCCTGTCCAAGAAACCCTTCTTCGAATACATTGAAGATCAACGCCGAATTTACGGCCCAATTTTTACCCTCAAATTGGGTCCTACAAGAATGGTTGTAGTGAGCGATTCGAATCTTGTTCACGAAGCACTAATTAAAAAAGGGGTGGTTTTTGCTGACCGTCCCAGAGAAAATCCTACCCGGATTATATTCAGCAGTAATAAATTTTCCGTCAATGCGGCGGTTTACGGCCCTATATGGCGGTCCCTCCGCCGCAACATGGTGGAAAATATGCTCAGCTCCGGCAAGGTTAAGGAGTTTCGAGACGTGAGAGAAAAAGCTATGGAAAAATTTATGAAGCGGTTAAGACATGAAGCAGAGGATAATAACGGCGTCGTTTCGGTGCTTAAAAACGTGCGTTTTGCTGTGTTTTGGATTATGTTAACAATGTGTTTCGGAATCGAGATGGAAGACGAAACGGTTGTGAAAATGGATGAGATTTTGAAATCCGTATTGATCACACTCGATCCAAGAATTGACGATTATTTCCCGATTTTAACTCCTTTTTTTTCTAGAGAAAGAAATCGAGCGACTCTCATTCGGAAAAAACAAGTTGAATTCGTTGTTGAGTTAATTAATCGACGACGGCGGGCACTAGAGAATCCAGCTTCTGACGGCGATGCGACGCCGTTTTCGTACCTGGACACGCTTTTCGATTTTAGAATCGAGGGACGTGGCGGCGGAGGGAATTCGTCGGCAACAGACGAGGAATTGGTGACACTTTGTTCAGAGTTTTTGAACGGCGGAACGGACACGACCGCGACAGTGATAGAGTGGGGGATGGCAGAATTGATAGCGAATGAGGAAATTCAAAGGAAGATCGTGGAAGAAATCAAAGAGACAGTTGGTGAGAGAAAAGTAGAGGAGAAAGACGTTGAAAAAATGGTATATTTGCAATCAGTTGTGAAAGAAGTGTTGCGTAAACATCCTCCGACGTTCTTTGCTTTAACGCACTCCGTCACGGAGGCGACGAAATTGGCAG GATACGACATCCCAAAAGACACGAACGTGGAATTCTTCTTACCCGCCATCGGAAGAGATCCGAAGCTGTGGAAGAATCCAGATAAATTCGAACCGGAAAGATTTTACTCCGGCATGGAAGAAGCCGATATTACCGGCGTCAGTGGCGTCAGAATGATGCCGTTCGGCGTAGGGCGGCGGATCTGCCCGGGCTTGGGAATGGCCACCGTTCACATTCATTTAATGCTCGCCAGAATGCTGCAGGAATTTGAATGGACCGCCTATCCGCCGTCGAGCTCCGTCGACTTTTCATGGAAGATGGAATTCACGGTCGTCATGAAGCATCCTCTTACAGCTGTTGTCGAACCTAGGGTTTAA
- the LOC103489401 gene encoding protein GLUTELIN PRECURSOR ACCUMULATION 3 isoform X3, whose amino-acid sequence MHYWVKASPSDFSGTLPKPRSGHSAVNIGNSKIVVFGGLVDKKFLSDIAVYDIEKKLWFQPECTGNGSDEQVGPSPRAFHIAVAIDCHMFVFGGRLGSKRMGDFWVLDTDIWQWSELTSFGDLPSPRDFAAASSFGNRKIVMYGGWDGKKWLSDVYVLDTMSLEWTELSVSGSLPPPRCGHTATMLEKRLLVYGGRGGGGPILGDLWALKGLIEEENESPGWTQLKLPGQGPSPRCGHTITSSGHYLLLFGGHGTGGWLSRYDVYHNDCIVLDRVTAQWKRLPTGNEAPSARAYHSMNCIGSRHLLFGGFDGKSTFGDLWWLVTEEDPIVKRLFSTSSNDLPQNKDSTSLNKDSNSAHEYILSTKTTGRLKVRTEILSSSFWVPLPKVFPHGEDLVSMNLLYTELMRILMGGIMQ is encoded by the exons ATGCATTACTGGGTGAAAGCTTCTCCCTCTGATTTCTCCGGAACTCTTCCTAAACCTCGCAG TGGCCACTCCGCTGTTAACATCGGAAATTCGAAGATCGTCGTGTTTGGTGGCCTCGTCGACAAGAAATTTCTAAGCGACATCGCTGTTTATGACATCG AAAAGAAATTATGGTTTCAGCCAGAGTGCACCGGCAATGGCTCAGATGAACAAGTTGGTCCCAGCCCACGAGCTTTTCACATTGCTGTTGCAATTGATTGCCACATGTTTGTCTTTGGTGGACGTTTGGGTAGCAAAAG GATGGGAGATTTCTGGGTTCTAGACACTG ATATCTGGCAATGGTCTGAGCTAACTAGTTTTGGTGATTTGCCTTCACCAAGGGACTTTGCCGCAGCCTCTTCTTTTGGGAACCGCAAAATTGTCAT GTATGGGGGGTGGGACGGTAAGAAGTGGTTGTCTGATGTATATGTCCTAGACACAA TGTCACTTGAATGGACTGAACTTTCAGTTTCTGGATCACTGCCTCCTCCAAGATGTGGCCATACTGCAACTATGCTTGAGAAAAGGTTGCTTGTCTATGGTGGAAGAG GAGGTGGTGGGCCAATACTGGGCGACTTATGGGCTCTAAAAGGACTAATTGAAGAAG AGAATGAAAGCCCTGGATGGACTCAGTTGAAACTTCCAGGTCAAGGTCCTTCTCCCCGTTGTGGCCATACCATTACATCAAGTGGACATTAT CTACTGTTATTTGGAGGACATGGGACTGGTGGTTGGCTTAGTCGCTATGACGTTTACCACAATGATTGCATTGTGTTGGACAGGG TGACTGCTCAGTGGAAACGGTTGCCTACTGGAAATGAAGCTCCTTCAGCGCGGGCATACCACTCAATGAACTGTATTGGATCACGTCATTTGTTATTTGGTGGTTTTGATGGGAAATCAACCTTTGGTGATTTGTGGTGGTTAGTTACTGAAg AGGACCCCATTGTAAAGAGGTTGTTTTCCACATCATCCAACGATCTCCCTCAAAATAAGGACTCGACATCATTGAACAAAGATTCCAATTCCGCACACGAG TATATTTTATCCACAAAAACCACAGGACGTTTGAAGGTGCGGACTGAGatactttcttcttctttctggGTGCCCCTCCCTAAAGTTTTCCCACACGGAGAAGATCTAGTTAGCATGAACCTCCTATATACTGAACTCATGAG GATTCTCATGGGAGGCATAATGCAGTAG
- the LOC103489406 gene encoding trihelix transcription factor PTL-like, which yields MSDKFTHPDLRHLMADDKPNFPATPQTLDSFFLHHSHLTRGFSPAPPPPKFQPLQLVLTEPTGLLQFGCSDNSTATGDGGGSSTAANATVSSAPFLRRNKLVIDNEWCSPYGNDVVGGSNGFNSRWPRQETLTLLEIRSRLDSKFKESNQKGPLWDQVSRLMAEEYGYKRSGKKCKEKFDNLYKYYKKTKEGKTGRHDGKHYRFFRQLEAIYGQSNDQISSPIIESNFYRNSVARSETPPPEKYPSTGGENHQEAGGGMSLSFTISSDFETSSSGNYHDDDLSAIAFMMNQKKAEKSRETNVSKRDQGGVSNNNNKGESWREEVEKMVDMKMSRLMEVQENWMEKIMSSVEDGEKERIMKEEEWRKQEMARFDHEMSEFCARERAWLHARELAFMEIVKKFADKG from the exons ATGTCCGACAAATTCACACACCCAGATCTCCGGCACCTCATGGCCGACGACAAACCCAACTTTCCGGCCACCCCACAAACCCTAGACTCCTTTTTCCTCCACCACTCCCACCTGACACGTGGATTCTCTCCGGCGCCACCACCGCCTAAATTCCAGCCTCTCCAGCTCGTCCTGACCGAGCCCACCGGTCTGCTTCAGTTTGGCTGTTCGGATAATTCCACCGCCACAGGAGACGGCGGTGGGTCTTCCACGGCTGCCAACGCTACCGTATCATCAGCTCCATTTTTGCGGCGGAATAAGTTGGTAATTGATAATGAATGGTGTAGTCCTTATGGGAACGACGTCGTTGGAGGAAGCAATGGATTTAACAGTAGATGGCCAAGACAGGAAACTCTTACTCTTCTTGAGATCAGATCTCGTCTTGATTCCAAGTTTAAAGAGAGTAATCAGAAAGGTCCCCTTTGGGATCAGGTTTCTag GTTGATGGCAGAGGAATACGGTTACAAAAGAAGCGGCAAGAAATGCAAAGAGAAGTTCGACAATTTATACAAATACTACAAGAAAACAAAGGAAGGTAAAACCGGTAGACATGACGGTAAGCATTACAGATTCTTCCGTCAACTCGAAGCTATTTACGGCCAATCAAACGACCAAATATCATCTCCAATCATAGAATCCAACTTCTACCGAAACTCCGTCGCCAGATCGGAAACTCCGCCGCCTGAAAAATACCCCAGTACTGGAGGAGAGAATCATCAAGAAGCTGGTGGGGGGATGAGCCTAAGTTTCACAATATCGTCTGATTTCGAAACCTCGTCTTCCGGGAACTACCACGACGACGATCTGTCAGCGATAGCGTTTATGATGAATCAAAAGAAGGCGGAGAAGTCGAGGGAAACCAACGTGTCAAAAAGGGATCAGGGTGGtgttagtaataataataataaaggagAGAGTTGGAGAGAGGAGGTAGAGAAAATGGTGGATATGAAGATGAGTAGATTAATGGAAGTGCAAGAGAATTGGATGGAGAAGATAATGAGCAGCGTTGAAGATGGGGAAAAAGAGAGGattatgaaagaagaagaatggagGAAGCAAGAAATGGCTAGATTTGATCATGAGATGAGTGAGTTTTGTGCAAGAGAAAGAGCTTGGCTTCATGCAAGAGAACTTGCTTTCATGGAAATTGTCAAGAAATTTGCTGATAAAGGGTAA
- the LOC103489401 gene encoding protein GLUTELIN PRECURSOR ACCUMULATION 3 isoform X1, which translates to MHYWVKASPSDFSGTLPKPRSGHSAVNIGNSKIVVFGGLVDKKFLSDIAVYDIEKKLWFQPECTGNGSDEQVGPSPRAFHIAVAIDCHMFVFGGRLGSKRMGDFWVLDTDIWQWSELTSFGDLPSPRDFAAASSFGNRKIVMYGGWDGKKWLSDVYVLDTMSLEWTELSVSGSLPPPRCGHTATMLEKRLLVYGGRGGGGPILGDLWALKGLIEEENESPGWTQLKLPGQGPSPRCGHTITSSGHYLLLFGGHGTGGWLSRYDVYHNDCIVLDRVTAQWKRLPTGNEAPSARAYHSMNCIGSRHLLFGGFDGKSTFGDLWWLVTEEDPIVKRLFSTSSNDLPQNKDSTSLNKDSNSAHEDSHGRHNAVVELGKSLGITISFSSPGLPVVDEMDDKEFLNLAYSLSEVKPSISGRATHIQAIEALRNHWRNSNPRLIPLKELGPLLRDYQRLITHNYFANDGPRSEFISTSLPGKDAYQFYHINDFRQLRMDDIPKLLTEYKQLRLPD; encoded by the exons ATGCATTACTGGGTGAAAGCTTCTCCCTCTGATTTCTCCGGAACTCTTCCTAAACCTCGCAG TGGCCACTCCGCTGTTAACATCGGAAATTCGAAGATCGTCGTGTTTGGTGGCCTCGTCGACAAGAAATTTCTAAGCGACATCGCTGTTTATGACATCG AAAAGAAATTATGGTTTCAGCCAGAGTGCACCGGCAATGGCTCAGATGAACAAGTTGGTCCCAGCCCACGAGCTTTTCACATTGCTGTTGCAATTGATTGCCACATGTTTGTCTTTGGTGGACGTTTGGGTAGCAAAAG GATGGGAGATTTCTGGGTTCTAGACACTG ATATCTGGCAATGGTCTGAGCTAACTAGTTTTGGTGATTTGCCTTCACCAAGGGACTTTGCCGCAGCCTCTTCTTTTGGGAACCGCAAAATTGTCAT GTATGGGGGGTGGGACGGTAAGAAGTGGTTGTCTGATGTATATGTCCTAGACACAA TGTCACTTGAATGGACTGAACTTTCAGTTTCTGGATCACTGCCTCCTCCAAGATGTGGCCATACTGCAACTATGCTTGAGAAAAGGTTGCTTGTCTATGGTGGAAGAG GAGGTGGTGGGCCAATACTGGGCGACTTATGGGCTCTAAAAGGACTAATTGAAGAAG AGAATGAAAGCCCTGGATGGACTCAGTTGAAACTTCCAGGTCAAGGTCCTTCTCCCCGTTGTGGCCATACCATTACATCAAGTGGACATTAT CTACTGTTATTTGGAGGACATGGGACTGGTGGTTGGCTTAGTCGCTATGACGTTTACCACAATGATTGCATTGTGTTGGACAGGG TGACTGCTCAGTGGAAACGGTTGCCTACTGGAAATGAAGCTCCTTCAGCGCGGGCATACCACTCAATGAACTGTATTGGATCACGTCATTTGTTATTTGGTGGTTTTGATGGGAAATCAACCTTTGGTGATTTGTGGTGGTTAGTTACTGAAg AGGACCCCATTGTAAAGAGGTTGTTTTCCACATCATCCAACGATCTCCCTCAAAATAAGGACTCGACATCATTGAACAAAGATTCCAATTCCGCACACGAG GATTCTCATGGGAGGCATAATGCAGTAGTAGAGTTAGGAAAAAGTTTGGGGATTACCATCTCATTCTCAAGTCCGGGTCTTCCAGTTGTAGACGAGATGGATGATAAAGAGTTCCTTAACTTAGCATACAGTTTAAGTGAGGTTAAACCTTCCATCTCTGGACGTGCTACACATATTCAG GCCATCGAGGCACTTCGAAACCATTGGAGGAATTCTAATCCTAGGTTAATTCCACTGAAAGAGCTTGGGCCATTACTACGTGATTACCAGCGCTTGATCACTCATAATTATTT TGCAAATGATGGGCCTCGGTCAGAATTCATCAGTACCAGTCTTCCTGGAAAGGATGCTTATCAATTTTATCATATTAATGACTTCCGTCAG TTACGTATGGACGATATCCCTAAGCTTTTGACAGAGTACAAACAGCTTCGTCTACCTGATTGA
- the LOC103489407 gene encoding uncharacterized protein LOC103489407, which translates to MLRTAVDFGNVSDKIEPKINTTMLGFLTIPHQLKISPSLASLPSISSPSSLFLPLYKFPLHHTFFNSKFLISSNRRRFTASASNKNTEFGGSIKEREGERNGAKSSSNGGDDLKKERGPVFNIKWAELLIDPDPDNILAVALTGLLAWASVQVLWQLFFISLAILVAALKYSFIAALLIFILITLL; encoded by the coding sequence ATGCTGCGAACCGCTGTAGATTTCGGGAACGTTTCGGACAAAATTGAACCAAAAATCAATACAACAATGTTAGGGTTTCTCACAATCCCACACCAATTGAAGATTTCCCCATCTCTCGCATCTCTCCCTTCAATCTCGTCACCTTCTTCCCTCTTCCTTCCACTCTACAAATTCCCTCTCCATCACACATTTTTCAACTCCAAATTTCTAATTTCCAGTAACCGCAGAAGATTCACAGCGTCTGCGAGCAACAAGAACACCGAATTCGGCGGAAGTATAAAGGAAAGAGAAGGAGAAAGAAATGGGGCAAAGAGCTCCTCTAATGGCGGCGATGACTTGAAGAAAGAACGAGGGCCGGTTTTCAATATCAAATGGGCTGAACTTTTGATCGACCCAGATCCTGATAACATCTTGGCCGTTGCGTTGACTGGTTTGCTTGCTTGGGCAAGTGTGCAGGTTTTGTGGCAGCTATTCTTCATCTCTTTGGCTATTTTAGTGGCTGCTCTTAAGTATTCTTTTATTGCCGCGCTTCTTATTTTCATTCTAATTACTTTACTTTAG
- the LOC103489402 gene encoding uncharacterized protein LOC103489402 — MTSKNGGGGNGDRVLLEGSNDRNEDETVSKLTVSTLQAREEEIERKKMEVKEKVEFQLTRAEEEAKRLAQIWEELEVMGDPMGKEVGNVRKRIDTVKRELKSLGQICQKKEKEYKEVQDIFNEKSNEKAQLLATLMELLGQSEKWRMKKLEELNKNIESTN, encoded by the exons ATGACAAGTAAGAACGGAGGGGGAGGGAACGGGGATAGAGTTCTATTGGAAGGAAGTAATGATCGGAATGAAGACGAGACGGTGTCTAAGCTCACCGTATCTACATTGCAAGCTAGAGAAGAGGAGATTGAGAGGAAGAAAATGGAAGTAAAAGAGAAGGTTGAATTTCAGTTAACCCGGGCAGAGGAAGAAGCCAAACGCTTGGCACAAATTTGGGAA GAGCTGGAGGTAATGGGAGATCCAATGGGGAAGGAAGTTGGTAATGTGCGAAAAAGAATTGACACAGTCAAAAGAGAACTAAAATCTCTGGGACAGATCTGCCAAAAGAAG gAAAAAGAATATAAGGAAGTCCAGGATATATTCAACGAAAAAAGCAACGAGAAAGCTCAGCTGCTCGCTACACTAATGGAG CTGTTGGGGCAGAGTGAGAAATGGAGGATGAAAAAGCTCGAGGAGTTGAACAAGAATATAGAATCAACGAACTGA
- the LOC103489401 gene encoding protein GLUTELIN PRECURSOR ACCUMULATION 3 isoform X4: MGDFWVLDTDIWQWSELTSFGDLPSPRDFAAASSFGNRKIVMYGGWDGKKWLSDVYVLDTMSLEWTELSVSGSLPPPRCGHTATMLEKRLLVYGGRGGGGPILGDLWALKGLIEEENESPGWTQLKLPGQGPSPRCGHTITSSGHYLLLFGGHGTGGWLSRYDVYHNDCIVLDRVTAQWKRLPTGNEAPSARAYHSMNCIGSRHLLFGGFDGKSTFGDLWWLVTEEDPIVKRLFSTSSNDLPQNKDSTSLNKDSNSAHEDSHGRHNAVVELGKSLGITISFSSPGLPVVDEMDDKEFLNLAYSLSEVKPSISGRATHIQAIEALRNHWRNSNPRLIPLKELGPLLRDYQRLITHNYFANDGPRSEFISTSLPGKDAYQFYHINDFRQLRMDDIPKLLTEYKQLRLPD; encoded by the exons ATGGGAGATTTCTGGGTTCTAGACACTG ATATCTGGCAATGGTCTGAGCTAACTAGTTTTGGTGATTTGCCTTCACCAAGGGACTTTGCCGCAGCCTCTTCTTTTGGGAACCGCAAAATTGTCAT GTATGGGGGGTGGGACGGTAAGAAGTGGTTGTCTGATGTATATGTCCTAGACACAA TGTCACTTGAATGGACTGAACTTTCAGTTTCTGGATCACTGCCTCCTCCAAGATGTGGCCATACTGCAACTATGCTTGAGAAAAGGTTGCTTGTCTATGGTGGAAGAG GAGGTGGTGGGCCAATACTGGGCGACTTATGGGCTCTAAAAGGACTAATTGAAGAAG AGAATGAAAGCCCTGGATGGACTCAGTTGAAACTTCCAGGTCAAGGTCCTTCTCCCCGTTGTGGCCATACCATTACATCAAGTGGACATTAT CTACTGTTATTTGGAGGACATGGGACTGGTGGTTGGCTTAGTCGCTATGACGTTTACCACAATGATTGCATTGTGTTGGACAGGG TGACTGCTCAGTGGAAACGGTTGCCTACTGGAAATGAAGCTCCTTCAGCGCGGGCATACCACTCAATGAACTGTATTGGATCACGTCATTTGTTATTTGGTGGTTTTGATGGGAAATCAACCTTTGGTGATTTGTGGTGGTTAGTTACTGAAg AGGACCCCATTGTAAAGAGGTTGTTTTCCACATCATCCAACGATCTCCCTCAAAATAAGGACTCGACATCATTGAACAAAGATTCCAATTCCGCACACGAG GATTCTCATGGGAGGCATAATGCAGTAGTAGAGTTAGGAAAAAGTTTGGGGATTACCATCTCATTCTCAAGTCCGGGTCTTCCAGTTGTAGACGAGATGGATGATAAAGAGTTCCTTAACTTAGCATACAGTTTAAGTGAGGTTAAACCTTCCATCTCTGGACGTGCTACACATATTCAG GCCATCGAGGCACTTCGAAACCATTGGAGGAATTCTAATCCTAGGTTAATTCCACTGAAAGAGCTTGGGCCATTACTACGTGATTACCAGCGCTTGATCACTCATAATTATTT TGCAAATGATGGGCCTCGGTCAGAATTCATCAGTACCAGTCTTCCTGGAAAGGATGCTTATCAATTTTATCATATTAATGACTTCCGTCAG TTACGTATGGACGATATCCCTAAGCTTTTGACAGAGTACAAACAGCTTCGTCTACCTGATTGA
- the LOC103489401 gene encoding protein GLUTELIN PRECURSOR ACCUMULATION 3 isoform X2, whose amino-acid sequence MFVFGGRLGSKRMGDFWVLDTDIWQWSELTSFGDLPSPRDFAAASSFGNRKIVMYGGWDGKKWLSDVYVLDTMSLEWTELSVSGSLPPPRCGHTATMLEKRLLVYGGRGGGGPILGDLWALKGLIEEENESPGWTQLKLPGQGPSPRCGHTITSSGHYLLLFGGHGTGGWLSRYDVYHNDCIVLDRVTAQWKRLPTGNEAPSARAYHSMNCIGSRHLLFGGFDGKSTFGDLWWLVTEEDPIVKRLFSTSSNDLPQNKDSTSLNKDSNSAHEDSHGRHNAVVELGKSLGITISFSSPGLPVVDEMDDKEFLNLAYSLSEVKPSISGRATHIQAIEALRNHWRNSNPRLIPLKELGPLLRDYQRLITHNYFANDGPRSEFISTSLPGKDAYQFYHINDFRQLRMDDIPKLLTEYKQLRLPD is encoded by the exons ATGTTTGTCTTTGGTGGACGTTTGGGTAGCAAAAG GATGGGAGATTTCTGGGTTCTAGACACTG ATATCTGGCAATGGTCTGAGCTAACTAGTTTTGGTGATTTGCCTTCACCAAGGGACTTTGCCGCAGCCTCTTCTTTTGGGAACCGCAAAATTGTCAT GTATGGGGGGTGGGACGGTAAGAAGTGGTTGTCTGATGTATATGTCCTAGACACAA TGTCACTTGAATGGACTGAACTTTCAGTTTCTGGATCACTGCCTCCTCCAAGATGTGGCCATACTGCAACTATGCTTGAGAAAAGGTTGCTTGTCTATGGTGGAAGAG GAGGTGGTGGGCCAATACTGGGCGACTTATGGGCTCTAAAAGGACTAATTGAAGAAG AGAATGAAAGCCCTGGATGGACTCAGTTGAAACTTCCAGGTCAAGGTCCTTCTCCCCGTTGTGGCCATACCATTACATCAAGTGGACATTAT CTACTGTTATTTGGAGGACATGGGACTGGTGGTTGGCTTAGTCGCTATGACGTTTACCACAATGATTGCATTGTGTTGGACAGGG TGACTGCTCAGTGGAAACGGTTGCCTACTGGAAATGAAGCTCCTTCAGCGCGGGCATACCACTCAATGAACTGTATTGGATCACGTCATTTGTTATTTGGTGGTTTTGATGGGAAATCAACCTTTGGTGATTTGTGGTGGTTAGTTACTGAAg AGGACCCCATTGTAAAGAGGTTGTTTTCCACATCATCCAACGATCTCCCTCAAAATAAGGACTCGACATCATTGAACAAAGATTCCAATTCCGCACACGAG GATTCTCATGGGAGGCATAATGCAGTAGTAGAGTTAGGAAAAAGTTTGGGGATTACCATCTCATTCTCAAGTCCGGGTCTTCCAGTTGTAGACGAGATGGATGATAAAGAGTTCCTTAACTTAGCATACAGTTTAAGTGAGGTTAAACCTTCCATCTCTGGACGTGCTACACATATTCAG GCCATCGAGGCACTTCGAAACCATTGGAGGAATTCTAATCCTAGGTTAATTCCACTGAAAGAGCTTGGGCCATTACTACGTGATTACCAGCGCTTGATCACTCATAATTATTT TGCAAATGATGGGCCTCGGTCAGAATTCATCAGTACCAGTCTTCCTGGAAAGGATGCTTATCAATTTTATCATATTAATGACTTCCGTCAG TTACGTATGGACGATATCCCTAAGCTTTTGACAGAGTACAAACAGCTTCGTCTACCTGATTGA